The nucleotide sequence TGAAGTCTATGAAGATATTTGtaacaaaaaaatatgtttattgaaatatgaagaaatcacaCACATTTGAGATGATGATGTTATCATATTTAACTTGATTTAATTTATAGACACTTGTGTAagtgtaacaaaaaaaagatgagtgCCTTTTGTGCACAACATTAatttttattgtgcttttatatttactttttcaaatgcattattattcCTGTTTATTATAAACTGGTTTTTACTTTCTATTGTTACTGAGTCATCAAAGTACCTTTGTGTGAAGATATTCTTGTCGTGAATTGCAGAAGAATTATCATGAAATGCTTCCTTGTGTTTGGGTGATTGCTGAAGAATTAgagtgataataaaaaataactacTGTAAACATGATCTGCTGGTGAAGTGCGGTAGAATAATCTCAGAATATGTTTTTCACCTCTTTGTTTTCATCTGTGCTGTGGTTGAGCCGTAACTCTCCTCATTTGTCTCCATCCATTCATGTTTCAAGTTGGAAACAGCTGGACTGATGTAAACTTGCTTCTTGAAGAGGTCAACATGCACCCGCCGCACTCTTCTTTTCCCTTCATGTCACATCACATGGACGGATATTTTGCCTGAAATGTGTGCCGAAACGGTAACACGTGTTTGTCTGCTGACACAAGTAAACCTGAAATTGATATTCAAAAAGGACGTGACAGTGCTGGAGCAGACTGAACGCTGGTCATGTTGTGGAGAGCTGATTACCTTCTCTTTAACTGTTTGTCTCGTGAGGCTGTTTGTCGATGAGTGTCTGATTGGTTGAAACCCTGTGATGTAATGTGCACCATACCACTGATTGGATGTTGAAAACTCTGGCGTCCAAATAAAACCATCATTGCTCTGTGATCTGGATACAGTGAGTGacttttctttgatttttttgtgttataTACACATTCTGTAATATCTGAGCGAGTATTACAAGTAATCAATATATCACAAAGTCTTCATCATTTTCCCATTAGGGACAGCCACAGTGGATCTCCTTCCAATACCTTCAATCTCCTGTATTCTCCTTCCTCACATCCACCCTCTGTATGTGCTCCCTCGCTTGATTTAATTGGactttgtgctttgttttttgagGAGATGTGGACTCACCACACCTCTATCAAAGACGTACATACGGACAGATGGAGCGATgggctaggctaggctaatcCCATATGACCCTTCCACAGGTGCATTAAACATTATGCAAAAAATAAGTTATACATcagagagaagaaaacaaacacaacaacaacaataacaatactactactaacaATAATAACGTAGAGTCTGCAGTTCATTCTGTGGCCACATGATGGAGAGACtgcaacacagaaaatattagAGCATGTAGTCTGCCAGATGCATTGCATTGATTACTCTCGTGATGCTactgagaaaaacaaattatgcaaatgagatGGTTTTAAATTAAGTTTCTAGACCTTTGGTCAGAGAGCGTTACGTCAGCAGGTCACACTGCTGTGGCATAATTTGTTCCACCTGAGAAACTCTTTTTCAGCAAGAACATGTTGAACATGAAACATGTCTACATGTTATTAATTAGTCTGTCACTCACTAAGTGGtaaaaatgtaatacattttacaaATTATTACACTGAACAATGttgaacaaatgttgaagctccattgccGAAAGTTTCAAATTGATCCATAATCcggggatctcttctggatcgtcaccaaaatgatCTGTTCCGGATAACATCCGGACAACACAAGGGTCAATATTTGTATAAAATTCAGCTAATCTCAAATTAGTGTAACTCCTATGTAATATTTTCAAATAAACGATTTGTTTACATACTGCATCTCAGCGGAACGACTGGCTAAGTGACGTAGACTGGCCGGAGTCGTTTCGAGCGGGACGCAAATTCCTGTCATCTACTATGACGACGCCATTTCTCACCCAACACTGTCCCTGATTGGCTATAGAGTATGATGCCATTACCCAATCAATATGGCTCACAGACTTACGCAGCCAAACAGGGCAAGAAAtactagccaatcagagggaAATAGGGTGGGGCATGCCTTtaccgtagtgggattcgaaaTGTAGCGAGCGGGATTGTCATTGCGATAACTACTTTTCATTTTCGAGAAATGGCTGCTCAAATAGAAACCGATTTACCTCCGAGCCTTGAGTGTCTGAATGTGAGTTTTTATAATATCAAGTATCTCTGTTAGGGCCAGGTCCTAAAAGAAAATACCAACAGCTAGCTTCATTTATAGGATCGATAGCGACGCCATTCATCTATCTCAATAATAATGTCTTGATGTGCTAACCTGTTGTGCTGATATAGAATTAACTAAATTATAGCTGTAGTCAACATGTATATCTGGGACATAACGTGATGTAACCAGGTCGATGAAGAGGTTAGTTTacgttaaaaacaaaacaaaacaaagttagAACGCTGATCAGAAAGTCCGAGATTTACATTCAGCGTAATATCGATCAGCAAAACGATCCACCAGGGGCAGGGGGCACATCGGGGTGTGAATGTGACCATCTGTGGGAAACTAATAGTTGTATTGTTTGATGAGTATATAGCTAGTGTCTCAGTTACATAGCAGACAGTCTGAGGCAGACTTCTTTAGACGCTGTAAAACAGCATCAGGTTGGAGCCACTGACTGAGTGTGGATGATGTATCCCTGATTATCACCTTGATttagttgttttctttcttccttttcaatTTAAGTTTCAGCAAGGCTACCTTCTGGTTTGGTAAATGCGGGTTATGGTCTCACTGGATTAGGTTTCTGTTTTATTGAGGATTAAACTCATCTAATGAACAGATTATGGATTGAATGAGAGTTATTTCGTTGAATGTgaactgttttattttcagtcaGGCTGCTTTCTTTGTCACTTTTCAGTTTAGGTTCAttgaaactatttttttattttgtaaacaaAATGATCTATGGTGAGATCTCCTCACTGAATTAGGCTTGTGGGCTACTAGTCACCCTCTCTGAGCTACCGATCCTCCAAGTTGCCCAAAATCTATTCTCTTGACCATCTTTCATGTATCTGGCTAAAACCAGACTTATTGGTGACTGGGGTTTGCTTCTTTTCTCATCCACAGAATGTTGAAACCCTGCTGCGATGTCCTATTTGCTTTGACTTTCTCAACATCTCAATGATGACGAGATGTTCTCACAACTGTAAGTAAATATTCACACAGCAGAGTAGCTATAGCTCTGTTAAATGAGAAATATACCAAAGCCATTAACTGACTTGTATGAACAAGAAAATAGCAGCTgacaatccggatgaaatttggtggtgagatagagcccccccccccatcatacaCGGTTGtctcaaatttcataaacatcagtcgagatattgaagaacacattttgaagctccatttactgcaatattAATGACTTTCTAAGTGATCTAGATCCGCGTTTAACGACGACTCTGCATTACATATGTACGGTATAAATGGCCGATAGATACGTATGCAAAtaagtaaatacattttaccACACAATGTCGACCAAGTTGTCGGTCAATGGGGTttcttttaacaaaaaaaatgttaaacGGGGTCTTCGAAACGTAACTCCGCCGTTAAGTGAGGAACAGCTGTACGCAGACGGGTTGCTGTTTCTGCCACACCAGACTCTCATATGGAggataaataaaaggaaacacattATTTAACTGCTAACAAACATTAGATgtaacattatttttttccccatgtcATTTCAGTTTGCTCCTTGTGCATCAGAAAGTTTTTCTCCTACAAGTTACAGTGTCCAGTTTGCAACATGGTAAGAATTTACTTGATTTAAATGTGTACTTTTACTTCAAACTGCCACAGTTGCTGGTTATTGTCTGTTTTCCTTCACATCTTACCTTTTTATCTTAGAAAGCAACAGAGAAAGATTTAAGAAATAACCGTACATTGGATGAATTGGTCGTGAACTTCAAAGATGCAAGGTAACGTACACCGGATTCTGAATGGTGCCATCAAACTGTATCggctgtatgtatatatgtgaaGCGTATTTATTGGTGTCAATGATTTATTGAGAATCCATGATCTGTTCTTTAAGCTGTCTGATGTCTATTTATTATAGAGTCATAGATCTCAAGAAAACATCTCAAACTAAACTGGGTAGACTATCACAAactcattttctgtttgttcctTGTAATGTGTCTATAAGAGATattaaaaaaagtcaaagtaaaattatttaaaaaaatgtcttcagttTGCAACATTGATTGATTGTCTCAGTGGTGTTATTGGTAATCAAGCTGCAATGCTTTTTATGATCATCAATCACCTCTCTGTTATCAATGCTTTGAGAGGACTCCCTCTGATTGTCATCACTGTTAAAATGTCTGGCTTATGTATCTGCTCTTCAGCTTTTTAATTTCCTGTATTTTAACGGTGAGCATTTGAAAAATGGCGTTTCTTGATAGCAGACTGTCAAAAAAATGTTGCCATAGACTTGTCTCGGGTCAAAAGGTTTCACATTTGttggtttattttctttgaaattAATATTTTGGATGTATCAAATAATAGGACAATATTAAGCCTATTGATTGGCCTACCTTGAAATTAAATCTGATTTCTTTTCATGGATTTTAATTTTGGACTTAAGAAAAAACTTGTCACGATTACATCATCGAGTTAGAGGTTGTTTCTCTAATAaactaaaattattttaattcagtaaatgtgttttaacgTTGCTAACTTCCACTTTTAAAAGTGTTGCAGTGGCCATCCTTTTCACACATCACACAGATGTAATTACCAAAGGCTATTCTTCATGCTGTAGACTGTGTAGAGGGAATCAATATGAAAGGACACTACAATTAGTTGTTGTAATTTATGCCTGTGCTATTGACTTGCTTTTCGTTGCTGTGGTCACTGAGTGTCTAGACCTGGAAGATCAATGAGACTAAAGCAAAATGTCATGTACTTTGTTTTTGAACAGTTAGATTCTGCTACCAATACTggtataatatatattttaaaaaactgTGAATGAGTTCTTGGTTAGTGTTCATCCCTGaaacttttgtttctttatgcGATATTTCAGTATGTTGAAATAATTCAAGATGATGTTGAACATAATTTAGAGCGCTGTCTTTTCTTAATAGTTTGATTTAAAAGGTGCTTCCCTTTTATGGTGTTTCTTCCCACCCTTTATAGATgacagaggaaaaataaatacacaagcaCGGTGTGACAAAATCTTCATGCAGCAGTCTGAATCTTGGCGTATGAGTTATTGTCACCAAATCGTTTACAATTTGATTGTAAAATAACGGCCCAGCATGAATTCGCTTGCTCCCCACATCCTTCTCGACTGGAGGAGTCGTGTCTGCTTTGCCCTCCTTGGTGGGAGCAGAGTGAGACAAGTAGGCGTCAACGGGTTTATGTTACGCTCATCATCATCTATTTGTACACGTCGCTGTTTGTAACATGCATAAAAGGACAAAAGCTGTCTGCGTTTtgaaatcaaatgctgcccTTTTTTAATCTCATGCTCTGCATCTTTCATCTTCTTCCAGGAAGCAGTTGTCAAAAGCCAGTTTCGAGTCTCCTCCAATTTCGCCCAAGACCCAAACTTCATCTGTCAAATGTAAAACTCCCAGACAGATGAGCCAGAAGTGTAACAGCTCTGTTTTGAGTCGGTATTTCCAAAAGAAGCCCAAGACGTCACCCACTGATGAAATCCAGCAAGACGGATCTGTGGCACAGTCTGCTCACCGGGGGGAAACTCTGCGTAGCCACAATGCAAATGAAGCAGAACTACATTCAGCAAACGCTCATCTTACAGTGGTTGTAAAGGAAGAGCCAATAGATGTGGAGGAGGCCTCCATCCAGGTTCTGATGTCAGTCAAACAGGAAGACAGCGACTCACAAAGTTTCAGCACTGAGGTTGCACGTTCTTCATCCCCACCAGAAGACAAAAAACCCACGATCAAAGGTGAGGAGCTGTCTAGAAATATCCTCATGTCTGCACAGAACTATCAAATCTTGAATTTGAATcgatttgtatttttgttctgTACCTTTCTGCAGTGGAGTGCCCGGTGTGTTCTGTAGGCGTGTCGCAGCAGTTCATCAATAACCACCTGGACATGTGTCTCAACAgtgcagagaagaaggaaagctTGCGGAGGTAAACTATCCACATAGCTGATCGCTGCCGTGATTGCTGTTGTTGCTCACGCTGTAGTTGACGATGATTTACACTTCGGTCATTCACCGGGTTGCCAAGCATTATTGTAAAATAGCAACATAATGACAACGACACATTTGCAATTATTGCCACACTTCTAGTTTTTTCCAACACGGGAACTGTTTAagatcctttttttaaaaaaattggATTTTGAAAATTTGTTTTGCAAAGTCATTCGGCCATGTTTTTTGAAATGGCAGCCGTTTTGATATTCTTGTCTTTGTAGCCAGAAACACTTTCTTTACAAGCTTCGTCAACTTACACTTTGTTAGATAGAATATGTCAGAACACTGATGGCCTTGTCTGGTTGTGACAGGAGTATTGATCATCAGAGGTCGGTTTCTTCACCAACTCCAGTTTGTCGATACCGTTTTGTCTCGGCTGTTCTCTTTGATGTCATACGCTACCGTCATTTATTTTTCGCGTGACCAAGGCTTATATTTAGTCCTGGTTTTTTATGACGGCCCAACAAAGAAAAGACCTTCCTTTCAAGATAAAgtgttaaaaatatttttggggTGATTACTAGAATAAACTACATCACATGTCTGTTATAGCTCCCTTGGTGTGACCAGGCGGCCAATGGGAAAGCTGGTGTACAACCTGCTTTCCCTGCaggaactgaggaggaggatgaaggagtgCCATCTCTCAGTGAAGGGTTCCCGGGACCAGCTGATCAAAAGGCACCGGGACTTTGTTCACACCTACAACGCCCAGGGGGATTCCCTCAACCCAAAATCCGGTGAGAACATTTAGTCCATTCAGGCTTAACGGTGATACTGAATTTCATGTTTGCAGTTATGAGTGGGGAGAATGTAAAAGGCAGCTTTGTTGAAAGATACTGGTTTATGATATATTCTCATGCGTCTGGAGCATATTGCAATTTTGTGTGCTTATTAACAGGGATCTTGTGTTTCTCACCATCTACTGGAAAATTCAATATAAAGGAGTAAATGCATCAAAACGTACAAAAATACCAGTCATGAACAAGCAAACCACCAAAACCACATTCCACCCTTGCAAATGAGATCATGAAGATATCAATCAGGGAGATTAATTTGTGGACAAATCCTCTCTCTTTAAAATC is from Brachionichthys hirsutus isolate HB-005 chromosome 8, CSIRO-AGI_Bhir_v1, whole genome shotgun sequence and encodes:
- the rad18 gene encoding E3 ubiquitin-protein ligase RAD18 — protein: MAAQIETDLPPSLECLNNVETLLRCPICFDFLNISMMTRCSHNFCSLCIRKFFSYKLQCPVCNMKATEKDLRNNRTLDELVVNFKDARKQLSKASFESPPISPKTQTSSVKCKTPRQMSQKCNSSVLSRYFQKKPKTSPTDEIQQDGSVAQSAHRGETLRSHNANEAELHSANAHLTVVVKEEPIDVEEASIQVLMSVKQEDSDSQSFSTEVARSSSPPEDKKPTIKVECPVCSVGVSQQFINNHLDMCLNSAEKKESLRSSLGVTRRPMGKLVYNLLSLQELRRRMKECHLSVKGSRDQLIKRHRDFVHTYNAQGDSLNPKSVEDIAREVEANEKSRNQLQREIKPVMVFSKNQTEEEIDKIHSNYRKQHSSDFSRLIAQVQSRLETTGHTRIKQEVTVDEDNAPAAPPADPETKSPIEDAEEPSTSIDVLPSPTHSDVSISSSISDIFGPEAPRNLEVTERTSAQKRKLSTRGDAAASSPVLGKRWRKS